One segment of Bacillus alkalisoli DNA contains the following:
- a CDS encoding chemotaxis protein CheX, which produces MVKNDRIHDLLFGTIDSVKSVIPLTLSFEEPTIIENTMTSISMGVSIQLTGDLQAQLFIFGESDVFQKLSETMFGMQLEGEMLHSFTGELGNMIAGNLSNYVSQIGLKTDITPPSIIFQEIKTHSSLHTVCAPVKLPDHSKFSLMIEL; this is translated from the coding sequence ATGGTGAAAAACGATAGAATACACGACCTTTTATTCGGTACAATCGATTCAGTTAAGTCAGTAATTCCATTAACTTTATCCTTCGAAGAACCTACAATCATCGAAAATACAATGACTTCTATTTCTATGGGCGTTTCCATCCAGTTAACAGGTGACCTACAAGCACAACTTTTCATTTTTGGAGAATCTGATGTTTTTCAAAAATTAAGTGAAACAATGTTTGGTATGCAACTAGAAGGAGAAATGCTCCATTCCTTCACAGGTGAACTTGGTAATATGATTGCTGGCAACTTATCTAATTATGTTTCCCAAATTGGCCTGAAAACAGATATTACACCACCTAGTATAATTTTTCAAGAAATTAAAACTCATTCATCGTTACATACAGTATGTGCACCAGTAAAACTACCCGATCATAGTAAATTTTCATTAATGATCGAATTGTAA
- a CDS encoding spore coat protein gives MHMHHCRPNVTAPIVHPTKCCVKNLYSVTEVPHIHPSHTTYVNNQMYQHKHYHPHTDSVVNNVQQQHFNAGPGYPQGMGPGMVAGAQSGPGFGPGMGGPGFGPGMGGPGYGPGPGMVAGAQTNMPGMVAGAQTGMPGWGKGCNR, from the coding sequence ATGCATATGCATCACTGTAGACCTAATGTAACAGCACCTATCGTTCATCCTACTAAATGTTGTGTGAAAAACTTATACTCTGTGACGGAAGTTCCTCACATTCATCCATCACACACAACTTATGTAAACAACCAAATGTACCAACATAAGCACTATCACCCACACACTGATTCTGTAGTAAACAACGTACAACAACAACACTTTAACGCAGGACCAGGATATCCTCAAGGAATGGGACCAGGAATGGTAGCAGGTGCTCAGTCAGGACCAGGATTCGGACCAGGAATGGGCGGACCAGGATTCGGACCAGGAATGGGCGGACCAGGATATGGACCAGGTCCAGGTATGGTAGCAGGTGCTCAAACGAACATGCCAGGTATGGTAGCAGGCGCTCAAACAGGTATGCCTGGTTGGGGTAAAGGTTGTAACAGATAA
- a CDS encoding cytochrome c oxidase subunit II — translation MHIHKFEKIWLIFGITTLILFLTTIGVSAFYMGNQPPSCAVTIDPERVYVTAPFDEPGLKKIGDNEYELIMIASAFHYEPSHVEIPLGATVHISVTTPDVVHGFQVAGTNINMMVEPGYVSTYTQTFNKEGEFLVLCNEYCGVGHHMMTSRFEVKKDVE, via the coding sequence ATGCATATTCATAAGTTTGAAAAAATTTGGTTAATATTCGGTATTACTACATTAATTTTATTTTTAACTACTATCGGTGTTAGTGCTTTTTACATGGGGAATCAACCTCCGAGTTGTGCGGTAACGATTGATCCGGAGAGAGTATATGTTACAGCTCCATTTGATGAGCCGGGATTAAAAAAGATCGGCGACAATGAATATGAGTTAATTATGATTGCATCTGCTTTCCATTATGAGCCAAGTCATGTGGAAATTCCACTAGGTGCTACCGTTCATATTAGCGTGACAACTCCAGATGTTGTACATGGTTTCCAAGTAGCTGGAACAAACATTAACATGATGGTTGAACCAGGTTATGTTAGCACTTATACTCAAACTTTTAATAAAGAAGGCGAATTTTTAGTTTTATGTAACGAGTATTGCGGAGTTGGTCATCATATGATGACTTCTAGATTTGAGGTGAAAAAAGATGTTGAGTAA
- a CDS encoding GNAT family N-acetyltransferase has translation MIDLKQFVMAFEAKDNSSVKIRPLETTDASDLVESVRTIVEAGSYIQKDVPRTVEEEEAFIMEMKKKKNMYVGVEWNGKVVGLARVIRGEIKMKKHTGLFRTWLTDEVQGLGIGKKIMEYTDKWCMENNVRKLCLTVFASNEVAYNLYEKYGFIKEGVQIDQAYINGVYDDEIWMGKFYEVDNSVEQR, from the coding sequence GTGATAGATTTGAAGCAATTCGTAATGGCATTTGAAGCAAAAGATAATTCAAGTGTTAAAATTAGACCGCTAGAAACGACAGATGCCAGTGATTTGGTAGAATCTGTGAGGACTATCGTAGAAGCCGGATCTTACATACAAAAAGATGTACCTCGTACGGTTGAAGAGGAAGAAGCGTTTATTATGGAAATGAAGAAAAAGAAAAATATGTACGTTGGAGTAGAATGGAACGGGAAAGTAGTAGGGCTTGCAAGAGTGATACGTGGTGAAATTAAAATGAAAAAACATACGGGCTTGTTTCGTACATGGTTAACAGATGAAGTGCAGGGATTAGGAATAGGAAAAAAAATTATGGAGTATACAGACAAGTGGTGTATGGAGAATAATGTAAGAAAGCTCTGTTTAACAGTTTTTGCTTCCAATGAGGTCGCTTATAATCTGTATGAAAAATATGGTTTTATAAAAGAAGGAGTACAAATTGACCAAGCATACATTAATGGTGTTTATGATGATGAAATTTGGATGGGAAAATTTTACGAAGTAGATAATTCTGTAGAACAACGATGA
- a CDS encoding ATP-dependent DNA helicase: MNRLPFPMKKGDNFFDKLNEWIGDVFYDILPEAGFELRDEQIYMAFQLERAYKEKSIMFAEAGVGTGKTIVYLLYAICYARYIGKPAIIACADESLIEQLVKAEGDIAKISKVLDVTIDARLAKSPDQYVCLNKLDKAMSFENNEKINNVYDTLPDFVGKYEAMQSFHHYGDRKDYPSLTDEEWNTIGWDSFQDCFTCEKRHRCGQTLSRDFYRKSTDIIICSHDFYMEHVWTKEKRKREGQLPLLPEASSVVFDEGHLLEYAAQKALTYKIKNRTVEELLTRLLGNDLREEFSLTVEEAIEASDAFFSLLEKNTSKVDGSNRMRFSLSASVLESANYLFKKVEQIGIELVYEGELHTIDHYQLHIVEEYLDNIEFLLKLLLSKEDVIFWAEQTVEDTTLVVMPKTVETVLKENVFNKEIPFVFSSATLAEDNSFDFLAKSLGIQKYTSFTIASPFDYDEKMKIYIQTAASNEQKYEACKKAIVRTEGRALLLFSSREELQWFKENNSNLSSYKFLYEGEAEISQLVSTFQQEEATVLCAYHLWEGLDIPGTSLSNVIIWSLPYPPNDPVFEAKRKGLNDALNELDVPYMVLRLRQGIGRLIRTSEDEGEITIFISDKEQKQVVDKVISILPTKVES, from the coding sequence ATGAATCGCCTTCCTTTTCCAATGAAAAAAGGGGATAACTTTTTCGATAAATTAAACGAGTGGATTGGAGATGTTTTTTATGACATTCTACCTGAAGCTGGTTTTGAATTAAGAGATGAACAAATTTATATGGCGTTTCAATTAGAGCGAGCATATAAAGAGAAATCAATTATGTTTGCCGAAGCGGGTGTTGGGACAGGCAAAACAATTGTTTACTTGTTATATGCTATTTGTTATGCGCGTTACATAGGCAAGCCTGCTATTATTGCATGTGCGGACGAGTCGTTAATTGAACAGCTAGTAAAAGCGGAAGGTGACATCGCCAAGATCTCTAAAGTTCTTGATGTTACGATTGATGCGAGATTAGCAAAGTCACCTGATCAATATGTTTGCTTAAACAAATTAGATAAAGCAATGAGCTTTGAAAATAATGAGAAAATAAATAATGTGTATGATACATTGCCGGACTTTGTAGGCAAGTATGAGGCCATGCAGTCTTTTCATCATTATGGCGATCGAAAAGATTATCCATCCTTAACGGATGAAGAGTGGAATACAATTGGCTGGGATAGTTTTCAAGATTGTTTTACTTGTGAAAAGCGACACCGTTGCGGACAAACTTTATCAAGAGATTTTTATAGAAAATCAACAGATATTATTATTTGTTCACATGATTTCTATATGGAGCATGTTTGGACGAAAGAGAAGCGCAAGAGGGAAGGGCAGTTGCCGTTACTTCCAGAAGCATCTAGCGTTGTGTTTGACGAAGGGCATTTATTAGAATATGCAGCACAAAAAGCTTTAACTTATAAAATTAAAAACCGTACAGTGGAAGAGTTACTTACTCGCTTGTTAGGAAACGACCTTCGCGAGGAATTTTCCCTGACAGTTGAAGAAGCAATTGAAGCAAGTGATGCCTTTTTCAGTTTGTTAGAGAAAAACACATCTAAGGTTGACGGGTCTAATCGTATGAGATTTAGCCTATCAGCAAGTGTATTAGAAAGTGCTAACTATTTGTTTAAAAAAGTAGAGCAAATTGGAATAGAGCTAGTATACGAGGGCGAGCTGCACACAATTGATCATTATCAACTTCATATAGTGGAAGAGTATTTAGATAATATAGAGTTTTTATTAAAACTTTTACTATCAAAAGAAGATGTAATTTTCTGGGCAGAACAAACAGTAGAAGACACTACGTTAGTTGTTATGCCTAAGACGGTTGAAACGGTATTGAAAGAAAATGTTTTTAATAAAGAAATTCCATTTGTATTCTCATCTGCAACTCTAGCGGAAGATAATTCTTTTGATTTCCTAGCAAAAAGCTTAGGTATTCAAAAATACACGTCGTTTACGATAGCATCTCCATTTGACTATGATGAAAAAATGAAAATCTATATACAAACGGCTGCTAGTAACGAACAAAAATATGAGGCATGTAAAAAAGCTATTGTGCGAACGGAAGGACGAGCATTGCTGTTGTTTTCATCACGAGAAGAACTGCAATGGTTTAAAGAAAATAACTCGAATTTATCGTCGTACAAGTTCTTATATGAGGGTGAAGCAGAGATTAGCCAGTTAGTATCTACTTTCCAACAAGAAGAAGCGACGGTTTTATGTGCCTATCACTTGTGGGAAGGGTTAGACATACCAGGTACTTCTTTAAGTAACGTTATTATTTGGTCATTGCCATACCCGCCAAATGATCCAGTTTTTGAGGCAAAGAGAAAAGGTTTAAATGATGCTTTAAACGAACTGGATGTACCTTATATGGTTTTACGATTACGTCAAGGTATCGGCAGACTAATAAGAACTTCCGAAGACGAAGGTGAAATTACAATCTTCATCTCTGACAAAGAACAAAAACAAGTAGTAGACAAAGTAATCTCCATACTACCAACTAAAGTGGAAAGTTAA
- a CDS encoding THUMP domain-containing class I SAM-dependent RNA methyltransferase, with protein MGKYKIIATAAMGLESLVGQEVKNLGYDCTVDNSKVIFEGDELAIARANLWLRTADRIKIQVAQFKATTFDQLFEGTKAIRWGDFLPKDAEFPVIGKSVKSQLASVPDCQGIVKKAIVDKMKQTYNIQSAWLEESGSMYRVEVAILKDVVTLTLDASGSGLHKRGYRVGQGGAPIKETLAAALVLLTNWRADKPFVDPFCGSGTIPIEAALIGQNIAPGFNRDFASEEWAWMNKEIWDKARQEVEDVANYDQELDIAGYDIDHRMIQIAKDNAFEAGLGELIDFKQMQVRDFTTKKEFGVIVGNPPYGERLGDQPAVEHMYREMGEAFRPFDTWSVYMLTSHEGFEELYGKQATKKRKLFNGFIKTDYYQYWGKRPPKTN; from the coding sequence ATGGGTAAATATAAGATTATAGCAACTGCGGCAATGGGATTAGAGTCGCTAGTTGGACAAGAAGTGAAAAATTTAGGTTATGATTGTACGGTTGACAACAGTAAAGTTATTTTTGAAGGAGACGAGCTTGCTATTGCAAGAGCGAACCTTTGGTTACGTACTGCAGATCGAATTAAAATTCAAGTAGCTCAATTTAAAGCAACAACGTTCGATCAATTATTTGAAGGTACAAAAGCAATTAGATGGGGAGATTTTCTACCAAAAGATGCTGAGTTTCCTGTAATAGGTAAGTCGGTTAAATCTCAGTTAGCAAGTGTACCTGATTGCCAAGGTATCGTTAAAAAAGCGATTGTAGATAAAATGAAGCAAACGTACAATATCCAATCAGCTTGGTTAGAAGAAAGTGGATCGATGTATAGAGTAGAAGTGGCTATTTTAAAAGATGTCGTTACTCTTACATTAGATGCAAGTGGGTCTGGCCTTCATAAACGAGGTTATCGAGTTGGACAGGGTGGAGCACCTATAAAAGAAACATTAGCAGCAGCACTAGTTCTATTAACGAATTGGCGAGCAGACAAACCATTTGTTGATCCGTTTTGTGGTTCAGGTACTATTCCTATTGAAGCTGCTTTAATTGGGCAAAATATTGCACCTGGGTTTAATCGAGATTTCGCTTCGGAAGAATGGGCTTGGATGAATAAAGAGATATGGGATAAAGCTCGACAAGAAGTAGAAGATGTTGCAAATTATGATCAAGAATTAGACATTGCTGGATATGATATAGACCATAGAATGATCCAAATTGCTAAAGACAATGCGTTTGAAGCTGGTTTAGGTGAACTCATTGACTTTAAACAAATGCAAGTCCGTGATTTTACAACGAAAAAAGAATTTGGAGTTATCGTTGGAAATCCTCCTTATGGTGAACGATTAGGGGACCAACCGGCTGTGGAGCATATGTATAGAGAGATGGGAGAAGCATTCCGTCCGTTTGATACATGGTCCGTTTACATGTTAACTTCGCATGAAGGCTTCGAAGAACTTTACGGAAAACAAGCAACGAAAAAAAGAAAGCTATTCAACGGCTTTATCAAAACAGATTATTATCAATACTGGGGCAAAAGACCGCCTAAAACGAACTAA
- a CDS encoding b(o/a)3-type cytochrome-c oxidase subunit 1 encodes MLSNAVDKRDGKLAMAHLYVAFIALLLGGLAGLLQTLVRSGEYTLPAGIGYYQLLTVHGVLLALVLTTFFIIGFQIAALSKTSGTFTPGVRKAGWVGFWLMTIGTATTATTILLNQATVLYTFYAPLMAHPAFYIGLVFVVVGSWVSGFAMFTHYGKWKKANPGKVSPLLSFMVIVNMIMWLVATLGVAATVLVQFLPWSLGLVDTIDVLVSRTLFWYFGHPLVYFWLLPAYMAWYVIIPKIIGGKIFSDSLARLSFILFLLFSIPVGFHHQLTEPGIDPNWKFFQVILTFMVVIPSLMTAFSLFATFELYGRSKGATGLFGWFKKLPWGDARFFSLFVGMLFFIPAGAGGLVNASHQLNQVVHNTIWVTGHFHLTLATSVILTFFGIMYWLVPHLTGRKLTKAMNRLGIIQTIVWSVGMAIMSGSMHMAGLLGAPRRSSFSTYGNAPQALEWVPYQLFQAIGGSILFIGIIIVLVIFVNLAFFAPIGVEEFPVGEVAEQAERTPLVFENWKLWIGITVALILFAYTIPFIDMIQNAPPGSKGFKFW; translated from the coding sequence ATGTTGAGTAATGCAGTAGACAAACGTGATGGAAAATTGGCAATGGCTCACCTATACGTTGCTTTTATCGCTTTACTATTAGGTGGTCTTGCAGGTTTACTTCAAACATTAGTTCGTTCAGGTGAATATACGTTACCAGCTGGAATTGGTTATTACCAATTGCTTACTGTTCATGGTGTTTTACTTGCACTTGTTCTTACTACATTCTTTATTATCGGATTTCAAATCGCTGCTTTAAGTAAAACATCTGGCACATTTACTCCTGGTGTTCGCAAGGCAGGGTGGGTTGGTTTTTGGTTAATGACAATTGGTACTGCTACAACAGCAACTACTATTCTATTAAACCAAGCAACTGTTCTTTATACATTTTATGCGCCTTTAATGGCCCACCCTGCTTTCTACATCGGATTAGTTTTCGTTGTTGTTGGTAGCTGGGTAAGTGGATTTGCAATGTTTACTCATTACGGGAAATGGAAGAAAGCGAATCCTGGAAAAGTAAGTCCATTATTAAGCTTTATGGTTATTGTTAATATGATTATGTGGTTAGTTGCGACTCTTGGAGTAGCTGCTACTGTATTAGTTCAATTCTTACCATGGTCTTTAGGGTTAGTTGATACAATTGATGTTTTAGTAAGTAGAACATTATTCTGGTATTTTGGCCATCCGTTAGTATATTTCTGGTTATTACCTGCATATATGGCATGGTATGTTATTATTCCAAAAATTATTGGCGGGAAGATTTTCTCTGATTCTTTAGCAAGATTATCTTTCATTCTATTTTTACTTTTCTCTATTCCTGTAGGTTTTCACCATCAGTTAACAGAGCCAGGAATTGATCCGAACTGGAAGTTCTTCCAAGTTATTTTAACATTTATGGTAGTTATTCCTTCTTTAATGACTGCTTTCTCTCTTTTTGCAACATTTGAGCTTTATGGTCGTTCTAAAGGGGCTACAGGGCTATTTGGATGGTTTAAGAAGCTTCCGTGGGGCGATGCGCGATTCTTCTCTTTATTTGTTGGTATGTTATTCTTTATCCCAGCTGGTGCTGGTGGATTAGTAAACGCGAGTCATCAGTTAAACCAAGTAGTTCATAATACTATTTGGGTTACTGGTCACTTTCACTTAACGTTAGCTACATCTGTAATTTTAACTTTCTTTGGTATTATGTATTGGTTAGTTCCACACTTAACTGGTCGTAAATTAACGAAAGCTATGAACCGTCTAGGTATTATTCAAACAATCGTTTGGTCTGTAGGTATGGCAATTATGTCAGGTTCTATGCATATGGCAGGACTTCTTGGTGCACCACGTCGTTCTTCTTTCTCAACTTACGGAAATGCACCGCAAGCATTAGAATGGGTACCTTATCAATTGTTCCAAGCAATTGGTGGATCAATCCTTTTCATCGGTATCATTATTGTTCTAGTGATTTTCGTTAACTTGGCCTTCTTTGCTCCTATTGGCGTGGAAGAATTCCCTGTTGGTGAAGTGGCGGAACAAGCAGAAAGAACACCACTTGTTTTTGAAAACTGGAAGCTATGGATTGGTATTACGGTAGCGTTAATTCTTTTTGCTTACACGATACCATTTATAGATATGATACAAAATGCACCGCCAGGTTCTAAAGGGTTCAAGTTCTGGTAA
- a CDS encoding type III polyketide synthase, translated as MPKVVSVGLATPDYTISQQTAVEFARELFSDSFKDIERLLTVFGNGEIEKRHFAQDMDWFSHEHTFEEKNDMYIQEAVRYGKYAVQESLHNEVMLNQTIQYEEVEAIFFISTTGMATPSIDARIMNELPFSPHTKRIPIWGLGCAGGAVGLSRAFEYCKAFPSSKVIVLSVELCSLTFQKNDTSKSNLVGTSLFADGVACAVVCGDEVDLSFVKKAVPTIFDTQSTLKKDSEDVMGWNIKNEGLYVVFSRDIPTLITNWLKPNVETFLEKHDLTSTDLDLFIAHPGGKKVLEAYVKSLGIHSEKLSTSRKILSQFGNMSSATILYVLKEIMEGSAKKGDVGLGMALGPGFSSELVLMKWE; from the coding sequence TTGCCAAAAGTTGTTTCCGTTGGTTTGGCAACTCCTGATTATACAATTTCTCAGCAAACAGCTGTTGAATTTGCCCGTGAATTATTTTCTGATTCGTTTAAAGATATAGAAAGACTATTAACCGTCTTTGGTAATGGGGAAATAGAGAAGCGGCATTTTGCCCAAGATATGGACTGGTTTAGTCATGAACACACTTTTGAAGAAAAAAACGATATGTATATACAAGAAGCCGTTAGATACGGAAAATATGCTGTTCAAGAAAGTTTACATAATGAGGTTATGTTAAACCAAACCATTCAATACGAAGAAGTAGAGGCAATATTTTTCATTTCAACAACCGGAATGGCTACTCCAAGTATTGATGCTCGAATCATGAATGAGCTGCCTTTTTCTCCTCATACAAAACGAATACCGATATGGGGTTTAGGTTGTGCCGGTGGGGCAGTTGGACTTTCTCGTGCATTTGAATATTGTAAAGCGTTTCCTTCATCTAAAGTAATCGTTTTATCGGTGGAATTATGTAGTTTAACTTTTCAAAAGAACGACACATCTAAAAGCAACCTTGTTGGTACTTCTTTGTTTGCAGATGGTGTGGCATGTGCGGTTGTATGTGGCGATGAAGTGGATCTTTCTTTTGTTAAAAAAGCTGTTCCAACTATTTTTGACACTCAATCTACATTAAAAAAAGATTCAGAAGATGTTATGGGTTGGAATATAAAAAACGAGGGACTTTACGTTGTTTTCTCAAGAGATATTCCAACACTGATCACTAACTGGTTAAAACCGAATGTAGAGACATTCCTTGAAAAACATGATTTAACCTCAACAGACTTAGATTTATTTATAGCCCATCCTGGTGGAAAGAAAGTATTAGAAGCGTATGTCAAAAGCTTAGGAATACACTCAGAAAAGTTAAGCACATCAAGAAAAATATTAAGTCAGTTCGGAAACATGTCATCTGCTACTATTCTCTATGTCTTAAAAGAGATCATGGAGGGAAGTGCAAAAAAAGGTGATGTAGGTTTGGGAATGGCTTTAGGTCCGGGCTTCAGTTCGGAGCTAGTATTAATGAAATGGGAGTGA
- a CDS encoding SLOG family protein, whose translation MKVLTLTGYKAQELQIFKQDNPAVDVIKLAIKRRLVNLLEEHEELEWILISGQLGVELWGAEVVFDLQEDWPQLKLAVITPFLEQEESWNETNKEYYEFILSQADYVDSVTKKKYENPNQFRLKNQFLIQKSDGLLVVYDEEKTGNPKYIVDLAKQKQSFTNQTFQIIYIDFYELQLIMEEINEQKQQY comes from the coding sequence ATGAAAGTCTTAACTCTTACTGGATATAAAGCACAAGAACTTCAAATATTTAAACAAGACAATCCAGCAGTAGATGTGATCAAATTAGCAATAAAAAGAAGGCTGGTAAACTTATTAGAAGAACATGAAGAATTAGAGTGGATATTAATTAGTGGCCAACTTGGCGTTGAACTTTGGGGAGCTGAAGTAGTATTCGACTTACAAGAAGATTGGCCACAGCTGAAATTAGCTGTCATCACTCCTTTTTTGGAACAAGAAGAAAGTTGGAATGAGACGAATAAAGAGTATTATGAATTTATTCTTTCACAAGCAGACTACGTTGATTCTGTGACAAAAAAGAAATACGAAAATCCAAACCAGTTCCGGCTAAAAAATCAATTTCTTATACAAAAATCGGATGGTTTACTAGTTGTTTACGACGAAGAGAAGACGGGTAATCCAAAATACATAGTGGATTTAGCTAAACAAAAGCAAAGTTTCACAAACCAAACCTTCCAAATTATTTATATTGATTTTTATGAGTTGCAATTAATTATGGAAGAGATAAATGAACAAAAACAACAGTATTGA
- the gpsB gene encoding cell division regulator GpsB — MLSDKIKLTAKEILEQEFKTAMRGYKQEDVDKFLDQIIKDYETFHQEYEILQQENAKLKKQLEDTSKKPVASANSGSTNFDILRRLSNLEKHVFGSKLYE, encoded by the coding sequence ATGCTTTCAGATAAAATTAAACTAACTGCAAAAGAAATTTTAGAACAAGAATTTAAAACGGCGATGCGTGGTTATAAACAAGAAGATGTTGATAAATTTTTAGATCAAATTATTAAAGATTATGAAACGTTTCATCAAGAATATGAAATTCTACAACAAGAAAATGCAAAACTAAAGAAACAATTAGAAGATACGTCAAAAAAACCAGTGGCAAGTGCCAATTCTGGTTCTACTAACTTTGATATTCTACGCAGATTATCTAATTTAGAAAAACATGTTTTCGGTAGTAAACTTTACGAATAA
- a CDS encoding cytochrome c oxidase subunit 2A, whose protein sequence is MAKTEIGKKTVVQTKTPSNLRGTLTAVFILGFFLIFTWVGVFLLFLNRL, encoded by the coding sequence ATGGCAAAAACTGAAATCGGCAAAAAAACAGTTGTTCAAACAAAAACTCCATCGAACTTGCGTGGCACATTAACAGCTGTATTTATTCTAGGTTTCTTTTTAATCTTTACGTGGGTTGGTGTTTTTCTACTATTCTTAAATCGTTTATAA
- a CDS encoding carboxypeptidase M32: MSLEQLTKQYEETKKRIASYEEAIALMFWDMRTGAPKKGLEQRSEVIGMLSSDAFKLSTSKEFEEVLHALLEEENFHQVSEIMQKSLLESKKDFDRNKKIPVEEYQDYIVLSTKSEAVWEDAKEKSDFSMLQPYLEKLVAYNKKFIEYWGFEGNKYNTLLDMFEPGMTVEKLDQVFGQLKEHIVPLVKSISESDYKIDASSLLFHFPKDKQKEFSLEVLKELDYDFSAGRLDETVHPFAVGINPGDVRVTTKYDENDFRTAVFGTIHECGHALYEQNVSTDLIGTGLCSGTSMGIHESQSLFYENFVGRNYSFWKRHYNRLNVCADGKFSDMNLDSFYESINEAKPSLIRIEADELTYCLHIIIRYELEKSLFNDEITVEDLPSQWNAKYEQYLGITPPNDAKGVLQDVHWSGGSFGYFPSYALGYMYAAQLKQAMLKDIPNFDQKLENGELKEIKEWLSEKVHKHGKMKKPLEILKDVTGEELNVTHLIYYLEEKYKTLYKL, translated from the coding sequence ATGTCATTAGAACAGCTAACAAAACAATACGAAGAAACAAAAAAGAGAATCGCAAGCTATGAAGAAGCAATAGCACTAATGTTTTGGGATATGAGAACAGGAGCACCGAAAAAAGGCTTAGAACAACGCTCTGAAGTTATCGGAATGCTTTCTTCTGATGCCTTCAAACTATCCACATCTAAAGAGTTTGAAGAAGTACTACATGCATTATTAGAAGAAGAAAACTTTCATCAAGTTTCAGAAATTATGCAAAAATCCTTATTAGAAAGTAAAAAGGATTTTGACAGAAACAAAAAAATACCAGTAGAAGAATACCAAGACTATATTGTACTATCTACAAAATCGGAAGCTGTTTGGGAAGACGCAAAAGAAAAATCAGACTTCTCCATGTTACAGCCATATTTGGAAAAGTTAGTTGCATATAACAAAAAATTCATTGAATACTGGGGCTTTGAAGGAAATAAATACAATACGTTATTAGACATGTTTGAACCAGGAATGACAGTTGAAAAATTAGATCAAGTATTTGGGCAATTAAAAGAACATATTGTACCACTAGTAAAATCTATTAGTGAGTCTGATTATAAAATAGATGCAAGTTCACTTTTATTCCACTTCCCGAAAGATAAGCAGAAAGAATTTAGTCTGGAAGTTTTGAAAGAGTTGGATTATGATTTTTCAGCTGGTCGGCTAGACGAAACCGTTCATCCTTTTGCAGTTGGAATAAACCCTGGAGACGTTCGTGTTACAACGAAATATGATGAAAATGATTTCCGCACAGCAGTTTTTGGAACAATTCATGAATGTGGTCATGCTTTATATGAACAAAATGTTTCAACGGATCTAATTGGAACTGGACTATGTAGTGGGACTTCTATGGGGATTCATGAATCACAATCGCTATTCTATGAAAACTTTGTAGGGAGAAATTATTCATTCTGGAAGCGCCATTATAACCGTTTAAACGTATGTGCTGATGGCAAGTTTTCCGATATGAACTTAGATTCTTTCTACGAATCTATTAATGAGGCAAAACCTTCTTTAATTCGTATTGAAGCAGATGAGTTAACGTATTGTTTGCACATCATCATTCGCTATGAATTAGAAAAATCTTTATTTAACGATGAAATTACTGTGGAAGATCTTCCATCTCAATGGAATGCAAAATATGAACAGTATTTAGGAATCACACCTCCAAATGACGCAAAAGGAGTACTACAAGACGTGCACTGGTCGGGAGGAAGTTTCGGTTACTTCCCATCGTACGCATTAGGATATATGTACGCAGCACAACTAAAACAAGCAATGCTGAAAGACATACCAAACTTCGATCAAAAACTAGAAAACGGCGAACTTAAAGAAATAAAAGAGTGGTTATCAGAAAAAGTACACAAACACGGAAAAATGAAAAAACCACTAGAAATCCTAAAAGACGTAACAGGGGAAGAATTAAATGTTACACACTTAATTTATTACCTAGAAGAAAAGTACAAAACACTTTATAAGCTATAA